One Rhipicephalus microplus isolate Deutch F79 chromosome 4, USDA_Rmic, whole genome shotgun sequence genomic window carries:
- the LOC142814386 gene encoding trans-1,2-dihydrobenzene-1,2-diol dehydrogenase-like encodes MQALWSRYLPTYNHMEELPKKGTIEEVRYVHFTFGYTMEHQPRMFMKELGGSVLLTLGNYCVNIVLQVFGGERPVKISACGDLSPQGTDQGVAVSMEFSGGRLAMFTLSGVVKLPGVAEVFGRKGKITIHPPFHAPTCVE; translated from the exons ATGCAGGCACTGTGGAGCCGCTACCTGCCCACCTACAATCACATGGAGGAGCTGCCTAAAAAGGGCACCATCGAAGAAGTGCGCTACGTGCATTTCACCTTCGGGTATACAATGGAGCACCAGCCTCGCATGTTCATGAAGGAGCTCGGAGGATCGGTTTTGCTCACGCTGGGAAACTACTGCGTGAACATTGTGCTCCAGGTCTTCGGCGGTGAGAGGCCGGTAAAGATAAGCGCGTGCGGTGATCTATCACCCCAAG GCACCGACCAAGGCGTTGCCGTGTCAATGGAATTCAGCGGAGGTCGGCTGGCCATGTTTACCTTGTCAGGCGTTGTTAAGTTGCCCGGAGTTGCAGAGGTCTTTGGCAGAAAAGGCAAGATCACC ATCCACCCTCCATTCCACGCGCCAACTTGTGTCGAGTGA